The DNA region GTATCCGATTGCTTCAATCTTGTTCTGAATACCTTATAAGAAGTTAGTCATTATAAGCAAAGATTGTTTGAGTAAGAGAATGGAGCTATTTTGTTGTCTAACATGTAACGTGAACTCTCTTCCTGGCCCTGTTCTTGCGGTTTTTAGGGAAGATTGGTTTTTCGTTGTTAGAGAGATGTAAGATCGGTTAAGGAAACAAAGAAGATTGAGATTAATATAGTTTGCATTATTGTTTTAGTTGTTGGGGAAAACTAAGCTATGGATAAGAATTTTGGTcccaaccattttttttttttccttcagtATTTTGGCTTCTTGTTTAGTTCTTATCTGCTTCCTTTACACATGcatgttgctttttttttccttttattcaGAATCCACTATTCCACTTGCCGTCTTGACTCTGTGCCGGACCGGACGTAACATTGTCTAAAACGGGTTTACGAAGCGATGTCGTTTGGTCCTTACGTGGTCGACCTCTTATATAAAAGCAACAATGTAGATAATTACCAGTAACAATTCTATCCTACTAAGCTTCGAAGAATTCCAACTGAAGCAATTCAATAACTATGAGTGTATAACAAAGTTTATCAACACACGCATCTTCCCAATGAACACAAGTGAGAAAGATGGGAGGTTCTGATACAAAAGTTGATTTATGGGCAAACCAAAAGCTGTGTAGAGATATGGGGATTAAGATGATTGATCCTCTAAAGAAAATCATGAATATGATTGATCCtctaaaaaatttagtaacCATTTCCCGAAATTTTAATTAGAAGTGACCAATATGTTGCCTCTAGAATCTTACGTTAAAGCTCCAAAacttagtttttctttttgttttgtgcttGGGGAATATTAGTGAAAAAAAGCTAAATGCTTTACATGTGTTactagaaaataatataaatggaCCGATGAGTTGCATTAACGTCTGATGTGTCATGAGAAAATCCTACGTGTGtggaaaaaatgtcataaatATTGTGCCAAGCACACAATAACATCAGCATTCCGCAAACTCCACAAAGGCAGTCCTGACCACAGAGTGCGTTCGCCACTTGCTATACCCTTTAACTTGCACCTATAAAAATCCTCATTAGTCTCtcttaatatattcaaaaaactCACATCAACATTAAAAACTCATCACACTTCTTTTAGCTCCATCGATCTCTCTATAGGCTTcttcattataaaaaaagaaaagaaaaaaactaaagatgTCTTTCGTTGCAAACTTGGTCATCAAGAGCTTTGACCGTGCTTCCACAGTATGTGTTGAAGATGTGGTGGATAGTTTTCGAGCAGCATATGTTGAGAATGGTGGTGATGACGACGACAGTGGCTACGATTATGCTCCTGCTGCGTGATTGTCCGCTACTCCGCTGTTAGTATCTAAATGTAATTTAGGAGGggaaaggagagagaaagagattataAGGTGTTTTAGATATCTAGCTAGGCCATGTATGTTATGTACTAGATAGTGTGGTGAATTTTCTTGTAGATGTAACATACCCATGACGGTAGTAGCAAAATCATCTCTTCCTTAACCATATTCACATTTTTGTCTTTCAAGTTTGGAAACTAGTTTAACGTTTCATTATACTAAACGATATTTTTAGTTCCCTGAAATTTACTTGTGTTGGTGTTTTCTCATCGATTTTGTGTGGTGGTTTAGTATTCACTTTATCCATTTATGCCACATTCAATTTTTTAACCGAAGAAAGCCGAATCTAAAGTGTAATCGAACAGgtttatttttcaagatttgaacttgtgaagtatttttttttttgtatgaatgtaaaattgtattcataaaaaaatcgtTTGTACAATGAATGAGTCTTAAGAGTTAActcaaaaacattttaaagaatcTAAGGGCCACAGGTGGAGAACCAATAACAGAGACCCTCCGCATAAGCCAAATTTCCCGAGAGTTGAAGAGAGCTGAACCGGTTTCTAACGTTTTTATCAATGATGCGCACAAGTTGGGTTGGCGGAGTAGGTAATTCTCCGTGACGCCTACCATTGCGTTCTCGCCGCAAACAATATATTGAGGTTTGGAACACATACCGAAGAGTGAAAGTATTTTACATTTGGAAATTAGATGGAAAGGAAGCTTGCTACACATGTATTTACTTTACCAATTTTCTAATTATCTGTTAGATAATAATCTTCTTtggtttgtcaaaaaaaaaaaaaaatcttctttggTTCACCAATTTCTCTACTCTTTGGCTTagtttaaatttgtttcatGAATATATTAACGTTGGGCATAACTCATACGAAAAGttctaaggaaaaaaaagttgcCACAACAtacgtatataatatatattgcccaaaaaatattttgttttttcccatgTAGGACTCTAGTAGAATACATCATAATAATCTAGGCTTAACAGTTGACAGAGACTTAACAGTtgtagataatatatataggcTTCTTCATTTATGTTTAAGAAACATTTCCTTATCAAGCGTATTATGGGGGGCAAATTATATGGTGTCAGAAGCAGAGCCCGCACCGCATGTGACTTATTATTATAGTTCATACTATTGGTGCAAATCCATATTTGGATAGGCGAGAACAAAATATCATTGTGATCATAATCAAATGCTGAAAAgttgtttttaaaatgttaatatgtTTCCTCCATCTGAGGGGTGATACTACATTTTTAATCTCCAAAAAGGAATGGTGTAACGGATTAATGGGTGATGATTATAAAGAGTCAAAATAGTAAAgaagtataatattgtatttattttgttgCTTATGTACAACACTcctattttattaaaatcacgttctaatggaaaaaaaaaatcgattaatAGACCATGTTTTCGATTTCGATTAATAGACATGgggtttaacttttttttttctttctttgatgatTAGGAAGTTGTTAGCTAATATAGTACGTAATGGTGTTCTTGTaaagacaacaaagaaaaatctattAACAGCATACCCCTTGAGATTTCCATCTTGTCTTTTATGCAAGTGGTATCTCTATTGTTGTTATTTGGATGTGGTTGTCAAACAgacatttaattttgtttaattataaaatgttaactattattttgtaaattcaaaTCGATTTATAATATGATTTAAGGGTTTGATTGTACTTTGTAAGTCTGAATGTGTTAGTATTAGACTTTGTAAGTCTGAATATGTTAGTTTTACTACATATTTATGTCCAACCTCTTAGTTTAAATCTTGGATGTTTGTAACTTGATCCTTTTCTGttcaataaaattcagattacaaaaaaagaaaaaaaatttgtgacaaaaaaata from Camelina sativa cultivar DH55 chromosome 3, Cs, whole genome shotgun sequence includes:
- the LOC104777671 gene encoding uncharacterized protein LOC104777671, with amino-acid sequence MSFVANLVIKSFDRASTVCVEDVVDSFRAAYVENGGDDDDSGYDYAPAA